The sequence CGTCGTAGCGGACGGCGTCCATCCCAACGTCTTCGCGAGCGTCGTTGAGGCCGTCGCGGTAGACTTCGAGCGAGAGGTTGTCCCCGTACTGTTCGCGGCACATCGCGACGTAGGGGGTCGAGTCGGTACCGTCCTTGTCTCCGTCCTCGAAGGCATCGAGGCGAGCGGCCGTCCGGTCGATGGTTTCGCGCACCCACTGGTTTCGGGTGGCTTCATCGACGCGGGTGATGGTCTCGGGCCGAAGGGAGACGTTCACGTTGCCGTCGTCGGTTTCGTACGTGCTGGGCTTGGCGGTGATAGCGACGTACGCGGGGGGTTCGAGGCCGGAGAGGAACGCGGCGGCGTCGGGCTGGTACTGACCGGCGTAGACGAACACCGTCCCCGTGGGATCGACGATTCGGGCCTGCCAATATTCGCTGTCCTTGCCAACGTCGTTGACTTCGGTGACGGTCCCGACCAGGAAGTAGCGGTTCGCGGTCTCGCCGCTGGGGAGCAGCGCGAAGTTCGGGGCGCGCTCCTCGTCACTCTGTTTGAAGACGTGGGTTGCGTCGTTGAGTTCGGCGGCGAAGGCGCGCTTTGCGACCTGTCTGCCCTGTCGCTGGGTGCTGTTGCTATCGGTACTGCTGTCGGCTGTAGATGTTGAGTTACTCATTAATGTGAATTGGAGAGGGTAGTGGGCGGAGCGTGGGCCTACGCGAGTGGGTCGGCCTCATCGACGAGGAGATATTTCCCGATGACGCGGCCGCTGACTCGGTAGTAGCGACCGACGAGGGCGTCGGGGAGGTCGTTCGCGACGACGCTCGTATCGAGAGCGTCCATCGCTTGCTGTTTGGCCTCCTCGATGGTGATGTCGGCGAGGGCTTCGGTCGCCTCCTTGTCGAAGATGGCGTGCTGGACGCGCACGCCGTCGTCGAAGACGGCCTTGATGCGGAGGTCGAACTCGCCTTCGACCTTTCCGTGTTCGGCACACCGGCCGTCCTGGAGGACGCGCGTACAGCCGTCGTGGGGACAGCGCTTGATGAGCCCGCTTCCGGACTGGATCGCGACCATCGGGGCCTCGATGGTCAACTCCTCGGCGTTGTCGCCGACTTCGATATCGTCATCGACGGGATCGATGACCGTCCGGGAGTTGAGGTTGATGGAGTAGCAGCCTTCGTACTCGCTGGTGACGACGTTGTCGAGTCGGTACACGCCGTCCGCGTCGAGTTCGGGAAGCTCGGCTTTGGCCCACTTGGTGAACTTGAGTCGGCCGCTCTCGTCGCCGATGAGCCCGACCTGGGCGATGCTGTCGCTGGTCGGCTCCCATAGGTCGACGACTTTGACGGTGACGCTGACCCACTGGCCGTCGGTGTTGATTTCGTCGAGCGTCGTGTCGCTGGCACTCTGCGAGGGGAGTGCGAGGTCGTCGTATTCGATGCCGAGCACCTCGAGGTAGTGGTTGCGCGTGGCGCGAGTAGCCTCCTCGAGCGGCACGTTGTAGCCGTTAACCATCTGGTCGAGCCGGGTGACGATATCGTCGACACTCGGGAGGGCTTCATCGCCGGCGTCGTCGGGGAACTGTTCGATGAGGGTGGTCGCGGTCGTCGCGAGGTCGTCGCTGGAGGCGTTGACCGCCGAATCTGCGGGTGTTGCGTTGGTGGACATTGGTTCGAGTTTGGTTCTGGTTCGATGGCTGTTTGAGGTGTCTTCTGGGGGAGTTTCTCCACGAGGGAGACGGGCCGAGAAGCGTCGGAACGAGGCACACGAGAGCCGTGAGAGACACGGTATCTCTCGTCTCTGTTCCGATTCCCCTCACCCCCTCTTGGGGAGCAAAAACTCTGGGAGGGTTGCTGGTCGCGACGGCCTGCGAGTCCTGGCCTGCTCGGTCAGCGAGCGTCTTCGAGGCTGATGGTTTCGTCGGCACTAATCCATCCGCCGAGGGCGGCACGCTCGATGATGGCGAACGACCCGTCTTGGAGCGTGGCGAAGCGCGTCCCGACGGTCGGGCCTGGCCCCGGCGGGTCAGGCCGGTATCGGTCGTCGGGATTGACCGCTCGCGAGGGATCTTCGCCGTCGACGATATCGAGGGCAAACAGCTCCTCGTCGGTTTCGGTATCGGTGTCGCTGTCGCTGCTATCGGGATTGGAGTTGGTATGTGAGCACATGAGTGTGAAGTTAGCTGTCGTCGCGCCAGCGCTGGCCGCAACTGGCACACGAGAGGAGTCTGGTTGGTGGCTCGTCGATGGAGCGGAGTTGGACGAGTCGGTAGTGCGCCCGGTCGTGGGAACACTCTGGACACCGGCAGGTCGTCGTGGGCAGGCCGAGGCTCGGTTCTGTCGTCGCCGTCGTCTCGGAGGTGTCGGGAGTCGCGACGCCGGTGAGCGCGTTCGTGCTGGGGTCCTCGGTGGTCGCTGCGGTATCGCCGGTGGCGTCGGAGTCGTCGTTCTCGAGTGCGGTTCCGAAGTGGTCGAGGTTGCGCACGAGCGCCCAGAGACGGCGCTTGCCCTGTGGGACGGGATGGTCTGGGACGGGCATCGAGTCGGGCTGTGAGGTGGCAATGACGTCGTGGACGGCGGCGTGAATCGCGTCTCGGTCGGCGTCGGAGTCGACGAGGACGGAGACGACGTTGGCCTGTTCGCGCCACCAGGTCGGGAGTGGGATGCCGCCGTCTTCGTCGAATATTTCGGTAGCTTTGAGCCATTCGTGGGCGTCCATCTGCCCGCTCTCTTCGGCGTCGAGGCGGTCGACCGGCGTGTGGACGGGACGAGAGACTTCCTGCACACCGGGTGTGCCGAGCGCGGGTATCGAGCGGCCGCCGTGCCGCTGGAAGGGCTGTTCGATGCCGCGCTCACGATTTGCTTTGGCGTATTTCGCCCAGTCGACGTTGGGGATGTCGCCGCGTGGCGCTGGCCCGTCGCCAGCCTCGATGACCGTGATGCGAGTCTCGGAGTCGGCGGCGAGCGTCGCTTGGCCCTGATATTTCCCGACTTTCCCGGCGACAACGCGCACGAGGTCGCCTTCGTGGAGGATGGTTCCCTGATTGGATTTCGTCCAGACGGTGAATTTGATGGTCCCGGTGTCGTCTTCGATGAGGCCGACCTGCTGTTGGGTGCGGGATTTGGGTTGCCAGAGTCGCGTGACGGTCCCCTGGATGTCGGCTTCGACGTTATACTTCGAGGGGATGATCGGCACGGAAGAGATGGGCTGGATGACGCCCGCTTCCTGGTAGAGTTCGTCGAGGACGTTCGATTGGGCGGTGAAGAGGTCCTGTCCTCGGGCG comes from Salinirubellus salinus and encodes:
- a CDS encoding RPA family protein, which translates into the protein MSNSTSTADSSTDSNSTQRQGRQVAKRAFAAELNDATHVFKQSDEERAPNFALLPSGETANRYFLVGTVTEVNDVGKDSEYWQARIVDPTGTVFVYAGQYQPDAAAFLSGLEPPAYVAITAKPSTYETDDGNVNVSLRPETITRVDEATRNQWVRETIDRTAARLDAFEDGDKDGTDSTPYVAMCREQYGDNLSLEVYRDGLNDAREDVGMDAVRYDDADGEVEVEAEADTKDGSTRVYDADDADQSDDGDHDTDSNVESEPEGETEEEAIDEAALASAVANAGLEE
- a CDS encoding replication factor A (Replication protein A protects and stabilize the intermediate ssDNA that is generated by the unwinding action of a DNA helicase at the replication fork. In addition, SSBs prevent the formation of secondary structures by single-stranded template DNA.), yielding MSTNATPADSAVNASSDDLATTATTLIEQFPDDAGDEALPSVDDIVTRLDQMVNGYNVPLEEATRATRNHYLEVLGIEYDDLALPSQSASDTTLDEINTDGQWVSVTVKVVDLWEPTSDSIAQVGLIGDESGRLKFTKWAKAELPELDADGVYRLDNVVTSEYEGCYSINLNSRTVIDPVDDDIEVGDNAEELTIEAPMVAIQSGSGLIKRCPHDGCTRVLQDGRCAEHGKVEGEFDLRIKAVFDDGVRVQHAIFDKEATEALADITIEEAKQQAMDALDTSVVANDLPDALVGRYYRVSGRVIGKYLLVDEADPLA